A single genomic interval of Alteromonas sp. CI.11.F.A3 harbors:
- a CDS encoding ATP-dependent DNA helicase gives MPTIDDIFSSTGLLAKTINGFVPREAQTEMAQAVKEAIDETGSLVVEAGTGTGKTFAYLAPALLAEGKAIVSTGTKNLQEQLFHRDLPLVKKALSSRRKTALLKGRANYLCLHRLEQHGGNSTLVEKEVLGQLSEVKLWSTTTKTGDMGELKSLPEDARVLPLVTSTVDNCLGRDCPDYEECYLVKARRKALDADIIVVNHHLFFADMALKDTGFGELIPEADAIIFDEAHQIPDIAADYFGESLSTRQIQDLAKDITLIFRTVLKDAAQLDKAADKCRMIAADLRLLFPDTTQRGNWAEALMRDEVRLEVGKLAEALGVLHEVCKLHIGRDKDLDNLYERIVSVREQLDSLSDEKQENVSLWYETTTRHLIMHLTPLSIAAKFRRFVASPPRGWVFTSATLMVNGGFEHFQRRMGLEDSRTLGLDSPFNYPEQAMLCVPRYLPEPNSFSMRETLLNTAKRLIKASKGRCFLLFTSHAMLREIAGKLEDEIDNPLLVQGTTTKQALLDAYLADEKAVLMGTGAFWEGVDVRGNDLVCVMIDKLPFASPDDPLLQARMDDVKKRGANPFGVIQIPQAVIALKQGAGRLIRDPTDKGVLVICDNRLVTKPYAKTFIGSLPNMRRTRSLDEVESFLAKIDEE, from the coding sequence TACAGGTACAGGGAAAACCTTCGCTTATCTTGCCCCAGCGCTGTTAGCGGAAGGCAAAGCGATAGTGTCGACGGGAACCAAAAACCTGCAAGAGCAGCTATTTCATCGCGATTTACCTTTGGTGAAAAAAGCCCTTAGCAGTAGGCGTAAAACGGCGTTGTTGAAAGGCCGTGCTAATTACCTTTGCCTACACCGGCTAGAACAACATGGCGGTAACTCCACGTTAGTGGAAAAAGAGGTGTTAGGGCAACTCTCAGAAGTGAAGCTGTGGTCTACCACCACAAAAACTGGCGACATGGGCGAGTTAAAAAGTTTGCCTGAGGATGCGCGAGTGTTGCCATTGGTTACATCTACGGTAGATAACTGCCTTGGGCGCGACTGCCCCGATTATGAAGAGTGTTATTTGGTTAAGGCACGGCGTAAAGCGTTGGATGCCGATATTATCGTGGTAAATCACCACTTGTTTTTCGCTGACATGGCACTAAAAGATACCGGGTTCGGTGAGCTTATCCCAGAAGCTGACGCCATTATATTCGATGAAGCCCATCAAATTCCCGATATTGCCGCAGACTACTTTGGTGAATCGCTTTCTACTCGCCAAATTCAAGATTTAGCCAAAGATATTACCCTCATTTTTAGAACCGTTTTAAAAGACGCGGCACAATTAGACAAAGCAGCAGATAAATGCCGCATGATTGCTGCCGATTTACGCTTGTTGTTCCCCGATACTACCCAACGAGGAAACTGGGCTGAAGCCTTGATGCGTGACGAAGTGCGCTTAGAAGTAGGTAAACTAGCAGAGGCGCTAGGGGTACTGCATGAAGTGTGTAAGCTGCATATTGGTCGCGATAAAGATTTAGATAATCTGTACGAGAGAATTGTGTCGGTGAGGGAACAACTCGACTCGTTAAGTGATGAGAAGCAAGAAAATGTGAGCTTGTGGTATGAAACCACCACTCGCCACTTAATTATGCATTTAACGCCGTTATCGATTGCTGCTAAGTTCCGCCGTTTTGTGGCATCGCCTCCTCGCGGTTGGGTTTTTACCTCTGCAACACTAATGGTTAACGGTGGCTTTGAGCATTTTCAGCGCCGAATGGGATTAGAAGACTCAAGAACATTAGGCTTAGATAGCCCTTTTAACTACCCCGAACAAGCCATGTTGTGTGTACCTCGTTATTTGCCCGAGCCGAACAGTTTTTCTATGCGGGAAACCTTGTTGAATACGGCCAAAAGATTGATTAAAGCCAGTAAAGGCCGGTGCTTTTTGTTGTTTACCAGCCACGCCATGCTGCGTGAAATTGCTGGTAAGCTGGAAGATGAAATCGACAACCCATTATTAGTACAAGGCACGACCACCAAGCAGGCACTATTAGATGCCTACTTGGCTGACGAAAAAGCGGTATTAATGGGCACGGGCGCTTTTTGGGAAGGGGTGGATGTGCGAGGGAATGACTTGGTGTGCGTCATGATAGATAAACTGCCATTCGCATCACCAGATGATCCGCTATTACAAGCCCGAATGGACGACGTTAAAAAGCGCGGCGCAAACCCCTTTGGCGTTATTCAAATACCCCAAGCCGTCATTGCTTTAAAGCAAGGTGCTGGGCGCTTAATTCGCGACCCTACCGATAAAGGAGTATTGGTTATTTGCGATAATCGTTTAGTGACCAAACCCTATGCGAAAACTTTTATAGGTAGCTTGCCGAATATGCGCAGAACCCGCAGTTTAGACGAAGTAGAGTCTTTCCTTGCAAAAATTGATGAAGAGTAA
- the tsaB gene encoding tRNA (adenosine(37)-N6)-threonylcarbamoyltransferase complex dimerization subunit type 1 TsaB has translation MKILAIDTATEACSVALNTGNGIVSRFEICPQQHSQRLLPMLDEVLKDAELVLADLDLLAFGRGPGSFTGVRIATGMIQGLALGSGLKVAGVSTLAAMAQQALTAKPTKTRQTETKQASWVVCATDARMGEVYFAIYKSENGSLGEVVAEQVCPPEIAVAHINDTIVSNEGEATGEFEPVGTGWLAYPALEALLPEDHEVSIQFPDAVYMLPLAEQRAQEGDVQVASDVKPVYLRDKVTWKKLPGRE, from the coding sequence ATGAAAATTTTAGCCATAGACACGGCAACAGAGGCCTGTTCAGTAGCACTTAATACAGGCAACGGTATTGTATCTCGTTTTGAAATTTGCCCACAGCAACATAGTCAGCGTTTACTGCCTATGTTGGATGAAGTGTTAAAAGACGCAGAGCTTGTACTGGCCGATTTAGACTTACTGGCATTTGGTCGAGGCCCAGGCAGCTTTACCGGCGTGCGTATTGCCACTGGTATGATTCAAGGTTTAGCCCTTGGCAGTGGTTTAAAGGTAGCTGGCGTAAGCACCTTAGCCGCCATGGCGCAACAAGCGCTAACAGCTAAGCCGACGAAAACTAGGCAAACGGAAACCAAGCAAGCTTCATGGGTTGTGTGTGCTACCGATGCTCGCATGGGCGAGGTTTATTTTGCCATCTACAAATCTGAAAATGGCTCATTGGGGGAAGTGGTTGCTGAGCAAGTGTGCCCTCCTGAAATAGCCGTAGCGCATATCAATGACACAATAGTTTCTAATGAAGGTGAGGCTACGGGTGAATTTGAGCCTGTTGGTACAGGCTGGCTGGCTTATCCGGCACTTGAGGCATTGCTGCCTGAAGATCATGAGGTGTCTATTCAATTTCCTGACGCGGTTTATATGTTGCCTCTTGCTGAGCAACGAGCGCAGGAAGGCGATGTACAAGTGGCTAGTGATGTAAAACCTGTTTATTTGCGTGACAAAGTGACGTGGAAAAAGTTACCTGGCCGCGAATAA
- a CDS encoding Slp family lipoprotein: MLVRMLVIVSVVLFAGCAIVPESVEVPKGTELVSYSKAVTSGANAQGKMARWGGVIVGVENKPNKTFIELVHFPLNNYGKPNSGGETIGRFKVQIDGFVDPIVFEEGRSATFVGKLVPPTSGMVGEQPYMYPTILADDYHMWRKQEVYDVNMYYFDYGTGWYSPFMRHRPWGYPSYRRVRVTRYDNSPSSPKPSKNRSNVNTISSPNEKMRKDKAK; the protein is encoded by the coding sequence ATGCTGGTTAGAATGTTAGTGATAGTAAGTGTGGTACTTTTCGCAGGTTGCGCGATTGTGCCAGAAAGCGTAGAAGTGCCTAAAGGTACTGAGCTAGTTTCTTATTCTAAAGCCGTTACTTCGGGTGCCAATGCACAAGGTAAAATGGCTCGGTGGGGCGGCGTTATTGTTGGGGTTGAAAATAAGCCAAACAAAACGTTCATCGAACTTGTTCATTTTCCACTAAATAATTACGGCAAGCCTAATAGTGGTGGCGAAACCATCGGGCGCTTTAAAGTGCAAATAGACGGTTTTGTTGATCCTATTGTTTTTGAAGAAGGTCGTTCTGCCACGTTTGTGGGTAAATTAGTTCCACCTACATCGGGCATGGTTGGCGAACAACCCTATATGTATCCTACGATATTGGCTGACGACTACCACATGTGGCGTAAACAAGAGGTTTACGACGTGAACATGTACTATTTTGATTATGGTACAGGTTGGTATTCACCGTTTATGCGACACAGACCTTGGGGCTACCCAAGCTACAGAAGAGTGCGGGTAACACGCTACGATAATTCTCCGTCTAGTCCTAAACCTTCAAAAAATAGGTCGAACGTTAATACCATTTCAAGTCCGAATGAAAAAATGCGCAAGGATAAAGCGAAATAA
- a CDS encoding alpha/beta fold hydrolase — translation MIETEFTAGNLHLAALENQGAGTVVIGLHGYLDNAESLRLLAPYLQSQRFIALDLAGHGRSSHRPIGMHYNQADYLQDLHALIEDQEWEQVILLGHSMGGILASLYAGLFPEKVKGVISLDACGPLTLEANTSQAQMREAILSRKKKQRNKLTLVNLDDAVKARCKVSDIPADHARAILERNLTQDAGGHCFWSSDPRLRTKSVLRLTEEQAENIMSAIVCPILFVGASSSFKTLDSVYDKRRSWFKNARFEQLTGGHHIHMEKTDEVGMLIRQFVEQM, via the coding sequence ATGATAGAAACTGAATTTACAGCAGGAAATTTACACTTAGCCGCGCTAGAAAACCAGGGCGCTGGTACTGTAGTGATAGGGCTACATGGGTATTTAGATAACGCAGAAAGCTTACGGTTACTGGCTCCATACCTGCAATCTCAACGCTTTATTGCTCTTGATCTTGCCGGCCATGGTCGTTCATCCCATCGACCGATAGGCATGCACTATAATCAAGCTGATTATTTACAAGACTTGCATGCGTTGATAGAAGATCAAGAGTGGGAACAGGTTATACTGCTCGGGCATTCTATGGGCGGTATTTTAGCGTCATTGTATGCTGGGTTATTCCCTGAAAAAGTGAAGGGGGTTATTAGCCTTGATGCATGCGGCCCGTTAACGTTAGAGGCGAACACCAGCCAAGCGCAGATGCGGGAAGCCATTCTTAGCAGGAAGAAAAAACAGCGTAATAAGTTAACCTTGGTTAATTTAGATGATGCGGTGAAAGCCCGCTGTAAGGTCTCTGATATTCCAGCTGATCATGCGCGCGCAATTCTAGAAAGGAATCTTACGCAAGATGCCGGTGGCCATTGCTTTTGGTCGAGCGACCCGCGTCTTCGCACCAAGTCTGTCCTTCGATTAACCGAAGAACAGGCAGAAAACATTATGAGTGCGATAGTTTGTCCTATACTTTTTGTAGGCGCGTCAAGCAGCTTTAAAACCTTGGACAGTGTTTATGACAAAAGGCGATCTTGGTTTAAAAACGCTCGGTTTGAGCAATTAACAGGCGGCCATCATATTCACATGGAAAAAACTGATGAAGTTGGCATGTTAATCCGTCAGTTTGTTGAGCAAATGTAA
- the fadD gene encoding long-chain-fatty-acid--CoA ligase FadD, translated as MEKTWLKFYDPRVSAEIDADRYASVVDIFEQSVKKFKDKVAFINMGQSMTFGELDKLSAQYAAYLQNSGLKRGDAVAIMMPNLLQYPVAMFGVLRAGMVVVNVNPLYTARELKHQLNDANAKAIVIVENFACTLEEVISETNIQEVFLTSLGDMLPVPKRWVVNAVVKYVKKMVPAFNLPATTSFTSAIKQGQSLTYTRPDLTNDELAFLQYTGGTTGVSKGAMLTHRNMIANLEQVSGILETVIDEGEDFVVTALPLYHIFALLANCLMFLKYGCQNLLITNPRDMPGFVNELSKYPFTILPGVNTLFNGLLNTPGFSELDFKNFKFGLGGGMAVQRPVAEKWEKVTGTVLLEGYGLTECSPVVTVNPPQIDAYKGAIGMPVPSTDIKLLDDDGNEVEKGEPGELWVKGPQVMKGYLNRPEATDEILKDGWLATGDIATVDDEGYFYIVDRKKDMILVSGFNVFPNEIEEVAAMHDNIVESAAVGVPNEASGEVVKLFVVRNNDSLTAEAVIAHCREHLTGYKVPKQVVFKEDLPKTNVGKILRRELRD; from the coding sequence GTGGAAAAAACCTGGCTCAAGTTTTACGACCCTCGTGTATCTGCAGAAATTGATGCAGATCGTTACGCATCCGTTGTCGATATATTCGAACAATCAGTAAAAAAGTTTAAAGACAAAGTTGCGTTTATCAACATGGGTCAGTCGATGACCTTTGGCGAACTCGACAAATTATCTGCACAATACGCTGCTTACCTACAAAATAGTGGGTTGAAGCGCGGCGATGCCGTGGCAATCATGATGCCGAACTTGCTTCAGTACCCTGTAGCCATGTTTGGTGTACTTCGTGCTGGTATGGTTGTGGTTAATGTTAACCCGCTGTACACAGCAAGAGAGTTGAAGCACCAGTTAAACGATGCGAATGCTAAGGCAATTGTTATTGTTGAAAACTTTGCGTGCACCCTTGAAGAAGTGATCAGTGAAACAAACATTCAAGAAGTGTTTCTTACTTCGCTAGGCGACATGCTGCCTGTACCAAAACGTTGGGTAGTGAATGCGGTAGTTAAGTATGTGAAGAAAATGGTGCCGGCTTTTAATTTGCCAGCGACCACGTCTTTCACCAGCGCAATAAAGCAAGGGCAATCGTTAACCTATACACGTCCAGATTTAACCAACGATGAACTGGCCTTCTTGCAGTACACCGGTGGTACCACGGGTGTATCTAAAGGCGCTATGCTGACACATCGCAATATGATTGCGAATCTTGAGCAAGTTTCTGGCATTCTGGAAACCGTAATAGATGAAGGCGAAGACTTTGTGGTAACTGCGTTGCCGCTTTATCATATATTCGCCTTGCTTGCGAACTGCCTGATGTTCCTTAAATACGGTTGCCAAAACTTACTGATTACTAACCCGCGTGATATGCCAGGGTTTGTAAACGAATTGAGCAAATACCCTTTCACTATTCTTCCAGGTGTAAATACCTTGTTTAACGGCTTGTTAAACACACCAGGGTTTAGTGAGCTTGATTTTAAAAACTTCAAGTTTGGCTTAGGCGGCGGCATGGCCGTTCAACGACCTGTGGCTGAAAAGTGGGAAAAGGTTACCGGTACTGTACTGCTTGAAGGTTATGGCCTTACGGAATGCTCGCCTGTTGTAACAGTAAACCCACCACAAATTGACGCGTACAAAGGCGCCATTGGTATGCCAGTGCCTTCTACCGACATCAAGCTTCTTGATGATGACGGTAACGAGGTAGAAAAAGGTGAACCAGGTGAGCTTTGGGTGAAAGGCCCGCAAGTGATGAAAGGGTATTTAAATCGCCCAGAAGCCACTGACGAAATTCTTAAAGATGGTTGGCTTGCCACCGGAGACATCGCCACGGTAGACGATGAAGGTTATTTCTATATTGTTGACCGTAAAAAGGATATGATCCTCGTCTCTGGATTCAATGTGTTTCCAAACGAAATTGAAGAAGTGGCTGCTATGCATGACAACATTGTTGAATCAGCAGCAGTTGGTGTACCAAATGAAGCCAGTGGTGAAGTGGTGAAGTTATTTGTTGTTCGCAACAACGACTCGCTAACTGCTGAAGCGGTCATTGCACACTGTAGAGAACACTTAACGGGCTATAAAGTGCCCAAGCAGGTAGTCTTCAAAGAAGATCTACCTAAAACCAATGTAGGTAAAATTCTGCGTCGGGAACTACGAGATTAA
- the rnd gene encoding ribonuclease D → MQYELVTTFEKLDSVCTLAQQQKAVALDTEFVRTRTLSPHLGLIQLYDGHQLVLIDPLAIDDLSPFIALMENTSVVKVLHSCSEDLETFLTAFNTVPTPVFDSQFAASILGLGASLGYAKLVELLCDVSLDKGESRTDWIARPLREAQLSYAANDVLYLLPCYEHLVEKINDVGKLDWVYQEIAQLADKKRSQMPEEFAYMQIKNNWRLSKEQLTVLQALAAWRLATARKKDMALNFVFKEIHLYEAARLMPSSKSGLSQFEGMNPQSVRRYGDTIVTLISQAREKYAATSESLRLPKVSRLIDVASYKQTLAALKAVSDKIASENDVSPEVIASKKQLNQVLKWYWFDSDETRVLGLKPDVLSGWRAPLFEPHLEKLLGNKPSL, encoded by the coding sequence ATGCAATATGAATTAGTAACCACCTTTGAAAAACTCGATAGCGTGTGCACGCTTGCTCAACAACAAAAAGCGGTAGCGCTGGACACTGAATTTGTTCGTACCCGAACACTGTCACCGCATCTTGGTTTAATCCAGTTGTATGACGGGCATCAGTTAGTACTTATCGATCCTCTTGCAATTGATGATCTCTCGCCATTTATTGCCTTAATGGAAAATACCAGTGTGGTAAAAGTGCTGCACTCATGCTCAGAAGATCTTGAAACTTTCCTGACTGCATTTAATACCGTACCAACACCCGTATTCGATAGTCAATTTGCTGCCAGTATTCTAGGCTTAGGCGCATCGCTAGGCTACGCAAAGCTGGTTGAGTTATTGTGCGATGTAAGCCTAGATAAAGGCGAGTCTCGTACCGACTGGATAGCCCGTCCTTTAAGGGAAGCACAGCTTAGCTATGCGGCCAACGATGTACTGTATCTATTACCTTGCTATGAACATTTAGTCGAAAAAATAAATGATGTAGGCAAGTTAGATTGGGTATATCAAGAGATTGCCCAATTAGCCGATAAAAAGCGCAGTCAAATGCCGGAAGAATTTGCCTATATGCAGATTAAAAACAACTGGCGTTTATCAAAAGAGCAGCTTACCGTGCTTCAAGCACTTGCCGCGTGGCGACTCGCTACCGCGCGTAAAAAAGACATGGCATTGAATTTTGTATTTAAAGAAATACATCTTTATGAAGCTGCGCGTCTTATGCCTTCAAGCAAATCGGGGTTGTCTCAATTTGAAGGAATGAATCCACAGTCGGTAAGGCGTTATGGTGACACCATTGTGACACTCATAAGCCAAGCACGAGAAAAGTACGCGGCGACTTCTGAGTCTCTTAGGTTGCCGAAAGTCAGTCGTTTGATTGACGTAGCAAGCTACAAACAAACATTAGCAGCGCTAAAAGCCGTGAGCGATAAAATTGCCAGCGAAAATGATGTATCGCCAGAAGTTATTGCATCTAAAAAGCAGTTGAACCAAGTGCTAAAATGGTACTGGTTCGACAGTGACGAAACCCGAGTGCTAGGCCTCAAACCAGATGTTTTATCTGGCTGGAGAGCGCCATTGTTTGAGCCCCATTTAGAAAAGTTACTAGGCAATAAACCTAGTCTCTAA
- a CDS encoding YcgL domain-containing protein, with the protein MLCAIYKSRKRPGTYLYVPNKDKFDDVPEVLKDMFGKPELVTVLSLDKHEKLAGVDKQKLIAELEEKGFYLQMPPKEDDLLMAHRKSLGLQATPDKKF; encoded by the coding sequence ATGTTGTGCGCGATTTATAAATCACGAAAACGCCCAGGTACGTATTTATATGTGCCTAACAAAGACAAATTTGATGATGTGCCTGAGGTGCTAAAAGACATGTTTGGCAAGCCGGAGTTGGTCACTGTGCTATCGCTAGATAAGCATGAAAAGCTGGCAGGTGTGGACAAGCAAAAGCTTATTGCTGAGCTTGAAGAAAAAGGCTTTTACCTTCAAATGCCACCTAAAGAAGACGATTTATTGATGGCCCACCGTAAGTCTTTGGGGTTACAAGCCACGCCAGATAAAAAGTTTTAA
- a CDS encoding lytic murein transglycosylase encodes MAKWLTTSLLAVAGFVASIALAQAEEKTAQGFAEYVTALKAEAKQKGFDESLLNDAFNDISFRPTVIKSDKNQPEKKITLDSYLASRVPDWKVQQAVEMYNKHKSLLEEIGQKFKVQPRFIVALWGNESNFGRIQGNYSVLSALASLAYEGRREKLFKDNLFAALTILDEGHTSVDALKGSWAGAMGQSQFMPISFLNYAVDYDGDGRKDIWQTEADVFASIANYLSSEGWDNNGTWGRQVSLTQPIKAFGLSKSLYKPLAEWQQAGVRRFDGSDLPTADIQASLIMPDGSEGRVYLVYNNFHTLMKWNRSSYFGVSVGYLSERIKRGY; translated from the coding sequence ATGGCTAAATGGTTAACAACATCGCTACTTGCAGTAGCGGGGTTTGTGGCAAGCATTGCTCTTGCCCAAGCCGAAGAAAAAACAGCACAAGGGTTTGCCGAATACGTAACAGCGTTAAAAGCCGAAGCCAAACAGAAAGGCTTTGATGAATCATTACTTAACGACGCCTTTAACGATATTAGTTTTCGCCCAACGGTTATCAAATCAGATAAAAACCAACCTGAAAAGAAAATTACACTCGATAGTTACTTAGCCAGTCGTGTGCCTGACTGGAAAGTGCAGCAAGCGGTTGAAATGTACAACAAGCACAAGTCATTGCTTGAAGAAATAGGCCAGAAGTTTAAGGTTCAACCTCGATTTATTGTTGCGCTATGGGGTAATGAATCAAATTTTGGACGCATTCAAGGTAATTACAGCGTGCTGTCTGCCTTGGCCTCACTTGCCTATGAAGGCCGCCGAGAAAAACTGTTTAAAGATAACCTCTTTGCCGCGCTGACTATTCTTGATGAAGGCCATACTAGCGTTGATGCATTAAAGGGGTCTTGGGCTGGTGCCATGGGGCAAAGCCAATTTATGCCAATCTCGTTTTTAAATTACGCGGTAGATTATGATGGTGATGGCAGAAAAGATATTTGGCAAACCGAAGCCGATGTATTTGCCTCTATTGCAAACTACCTTTCATCAGAAGGGTGGGATAACAACGGCACCTGGGGTAGGCAAGTGTCTTTAACCCAGCCTATTAAAGCCTTCGGCCTTTCAAAAAGCCTTTATAAGCCCTTAGCCGAATGGCAGCAAGCAGGCGTTAGACGCTTCGACGGTAGCGATTTGCCTACCGCTGATATCCAAGCTTCTCTTATTATGCCTGATGGCAGCGAAGGGCGGGTTTATCTTGTCTATAATAACTTTCATACCTTAATGAAATGGAACCGCTCCAGTTACTTTGGCGTGTCCGTAGGTTACCTTTCAGAACGCATCAAGCGAGGGTACTAA
- a CDS encoding fumarylacetoacetate hydrolase family protein — MYQHQEYQGGPISLPVGKVACIGRNYLDHIEEMKSVVSESPLLFLKPKAALCDMATPLVIPTNQGECHNELEVAVLLKYALCKATEAEVLAAIWGIGLGLDLTLRDVQRELKAQGQPWERAKSFDLSCPVSGFVPIDSTTDLQDLHFTLSINGEIRQSGHTAMMLHKIVPLIAHMSQTFTLDAGDVVLTGTPKGVGPLLAGDTIEATLHDKITVNTKVVR; from the coding sequence ATGTATCAACATCAAGAATATCAAGGTGGGCCAATTTCACTGCCAGTAGGTAAAGTGGCATGTATTGGTCGCAACTATCTTGATCATATCGAAGAAATGAAATCGGTTGTATCAGAGTCGCCCTTGTTGTTTTTAAAGCCTAAAGCGGCATTGTGCGATATGGCCACACCGCTTGTTATTCCTACCAATCAAGGTGAATGTCATAACGAGCTTGAAGTCGCTGTATTGCTTAAATACGCGTTATGCAAAGCCACAGAAGCTGAAGTGTTAGCGGCCATTTGGGGTATAGGGCTTGGTTTGGATTTAACCCTGCGTGATGTTCAGCGCGAGCTTAAGGCGCAAGGCCAACCTTGGGAGCGAGCTAAGTCCTTTGACTTAAGTTGTCCAGTGTCAGGCTTTGTTCCAATAGATAGCACCACAGACTTACAAGATTTACATTTCACGCTGAGTATAAACGGTGAAATACGTCAGTCTGGGCATACTGCGATGATGCTGCACAAAATAGTGCCGTTAATTGCGCATATGTCTCAAACCTTTACCCTAGATGCGGGTGATGTGGTGTTAACGGGCACCCCTAAAGGGGTAGGGCCGTTACTTGCGGGTGACACCATTGAAGCCACCTTACATGATAAAATTACTGTTAATACAAAGGTTGTTCGCTAA
- a CDS encoding YcgN family cysteine cluster protein → MTAPFWETKTLEEMTQKEWESLCDGCAKCCLHKFIDDENEEAQAPTDYINANEQIHYTNIVCSLLNTKKCECTQYAKRTELVPDCVQLTKANLKDIFFMPTSCAYRRLHEGRGLPSWHPLLNKGKKHVMHKNGMSVRNKTVFETDVDLDAFEDYIAIWPLEDLD, encoded by the coding sequence ATGACTGCTCCTTTTTGGGAAACCAAAACCCTTGAAGAAATGACCCAAAAGGAATGGGAGTCATTATGCGATGGCTGTGCAAAGTGTTGCTTACATAAGTTTATTGATGATGAAAACGAAGAAGCGCAAGCGCCTACGGATTACATCAATGCCAATGAACAAATTCATTACACCAATATTGTCTGTTCGCTGCTTAATACGAAAAAATGTGAATGTACCCAGTATGCAAAGCGAACTGAGCTTGTGCCAGATTGCGTTCAGCTAACAAAAGCCAACTTAAAAGACATTTTCTTTATGCCCACAAGCTGCGCTTATCGCCGTCTTCATGAAGGACGAGGGTTACCGTCTTGGCATCCACTGCTAAATAAGGGCAAGAAACATGTGATGCACAAAAACGGCATGTCTGTACGCAATAAAACGGTGTTTGAAACCGATGTGGATTTAGATGCTTTTGAAGACTATATTGCGATTTGGCCGTTGGAAGATTTAGATTAA
- a CDS encoding GNAT family protein, whose protein sequence is MIDLSILPSRLPSIHTEQGPVSIQRIALKHVEALCEASQQSIHHVKPWLGSALCPVTPALAKQCIQSMEAARESGYGLTYLLMHDERCLGMGIINYIHHTHLTANLGYWLRSDSCGKGLATAICEALKKLAFTQMNLHRLECLIEPNNKASLRVAERIGAEKEGLCRKRIFGRDALLYSITA, encoded by the coding sequence TTGATAGACCTTTCTATTTTGCCATCTAGGCTCCCTTCTATTCATACAGAGCAAGGGCCTGTGTCAATACAGCGTATAGCCCTGAAGCATGTTGAAGCCTTATGTGAGGCTTCACAGCAATCTATTCATCATGTTAAACCTTGGCTAGGCAGCGCACTGTGCCCCGTTACGCCAGCATTGGCGAAACAATGTATTCAATCGATGGAGGCTGCACGAGAGTCAGGTTATGGGTTAACCTACTTGCTAATGCACGATGAGCGCTGTTTGGGCATGGGAATTATCAATTATATCCACCACACCCATTTAACCGCGAATTTGGGTTATTGGCTTCGTTCAGACTCATGTGGAAAAGGTCTTGCCACTGCCATTTGTGAAGCACTAAAGAAGCTAGCCTTTACGCAAATGAATCTACACCGACTAGAATGCCTAATCGAGCCTAACAACAAAGCCAGTTTGCGCGTGGCCGAACGTATTGGTGCTGAAAAGGAAGGGCTTTGCCGCAAGCGTATTTTCGGACGAGATGCGCTGCTTTACAGTATTACCGCTTAA
- the dsbB gene encoding disulfide bond formation protein DsbB: MRSVVHRISRWAEHKSSWLVLFATSLGLELAALYFQYGMGLKPCIMCIYQRTAMYGIVLSALLVLIKNNGLTRMVGFAGWAVSAGWGFLIAKEHLGIINAPNPFFASCEIVPNFPTWLQLHEWIPAIFAAEGDCLADSWQFLSMGMAHWMQIIFAAYFVVFAIVFACRLLDKKPF; this comes from the coding sequence ATGCGTTCAGTAGTACATCGCATTAGTCGCTGGGCAGAGCACAAGTCTTCATGGCTTGTGCTTTTCGCCACGTCATTAGGGCTAGAATTAGCCGCGCTTTACTTTCAATATGGCATGGGCTTAAAACCCTGCATTATGTGTATTTACCAACGTACTGCCATGTACGGCATTGTGTTGTCCGCACTGCTTGTTTTGATTAAAAATAACGGCCTTACTCGCATGGTAGGTTTTGCCGGCTGGGCAGTATCTGCTGGCTGGGGCTTTTTAATTGCCAAAGAACACCTTGGTATTATCAATGCACCCAACCCCTTTTTCGCTAGCTGTGAAATAGTACCGAACTTTCCAACATGGCTTCAATTACATGAGTGGATACCTGCTATATTTGCCGCCGAGGGCGATTGCTTAGCAGATAGTTGGCAGTTCCTTTCAATGGGAATGGCACATTGGATGCAAATTATCTTTGCCGCTTATTTTGTGGTGTTCGCAATAGTATTTGCATGTCGATTGTTAGATAAGAAACCCTTTTGA